In Tachysurus fulvidraco isolate hzauxx_2018 chromosome 25, HZAU_PFXX_2.0, whole genome shotgun sequence, the following proteins share a genomic window:
- the LOC113659360 gene encoding DOMON domain-containing protein FRRS1L, with protein MFLVHFFLLLLDPSLCRLITSSPTDDNTLRSGHGEQGEPGHNEHHKDSYSTFASEFLESRYLSDEGYPFPTAPPVDPFARIKVTDCGVTKGCIRYGKPGCDAETCDYFLSYRRIGTDVEFEMSADTDGWVAVGFSSDKKMGGDDVMGCVHDDNGRVRIHHFYNVGQWAKEIRRNPARDEEGLFENNRVTCRFKRPLHVPREETLVDLHLSWYYLFAWGPAIQGSITRHDIDNPPVSDHMISIYKYEDVFMPATAYQTFSSPFCLLLIVALTFYLLMGSP; from the exons ATGTTTCTAGTGCATTTCTTTCTGCTGCTGTTGGATCCGAGCCTTTGCCGGCTGATCACAAGCAGCCCTACCGATGATAACACACTTCGGAGCGGCCATGGAGAGCAGGGAGAGCCGGGACACAACGAGCATCACAAGGATTCATACAGCACTTTCGCGTCAGAATTTTTGGAGTCTAGATACCTTTCAGACGAAG GTTATCCGTTCCCGACTGCACCTCCTGTTGACCCTTTTGCCCGCATCAAAGTCACTGATTGTGGAGTAACAAAAGGCTGTATCAG gtatgGAAAGCCGGGCTGTGATGCAGAAACATGCGACTATTTCCTAAGTTACAGGCGCATCGGTACAGATGTTGAGTTCGAGATGAGTGCAGACACAGACGGCTGGGTTGCTGTCGGATTTTCTTCTGACAAGAAAATG GGAGGTGACGATGTCATGGGCTGTGTCCATGATGATAACGGGCGGGTGAGAATCCATCATTTCTATAACGTGGGCCAATGGGCCAAAGAGATCAGGAGAAACCCAGCACGGGATGAGGAAGGCCTCTTCGAGAACAATCGGGTGACTTGCCGCTTCAAGCGCCCGCTTCATGTGCCACGTGAGGAAACACTGGTGGATCTGCATCTCAGCTGGTACTACCTGTTTGCCTGGGGACCTGCTATACAAG GTTCCATAACACGGCATGACATCGACAATCCTCCAGTGTCTGACCACATGATCAGCATTTATAAATATGAGGACGTTTTCATGCCTGCTACAGCCTACCAGACATTTTCCTCCCCGTTCTGCCTCCTGCTCATTGTGGCCCTCACATTTTACCTGCTGATGGGAAGCCCATAA